The Acidimicrobiia bacterium nucleotide sequence TCTGGGCGTGCCAGACGCGTGTTGAGCATCGGCATCAGAGACTGACCGCCCGCGAGGACCACCGCCTCACGATCGGGATCACTCAGGAGTGAAACCGCTTCCGCAGACGACGTCGGAGCCGCATAGTCAACAGATGCCGGCTTCATGGATGCCTCGTCGGGTCCTCACCCGACCCATGCGCCGACGGCCTCGGGTGTGAGGTCCTTGTACTCGGCGGCGTCGGGCAGAGGACGGCCCAGCCACTCGGCATAGAACGTGTCGAGATCGGGAAGGAAGTCGAAATCGGGAGGACACCCCCGCGGAACGACCTCCACCTCGAGCTGAGCGCCACAACCCGGACACACGTACTCACGCAACTGGACCCACGCAGGATCAGGCATCTCACGGCCCTTGTACACCTCGGCCAGGCTCTCCTCGGTGTCACGCACACTGATCAACGCCGAGATCTTCCAGTTCACCCGGTAGTCACCGAACTCGTGGCCGCAACGGCACTTCACCACACGCCCACCGTCCTTGGCGACGATGAACAACGACGGAGTGAGCGGCAACAGGATCTGATCGTCCCACCCGACACGCTCCTGGAGGATCTCGACGTACTTGTCGAAACGATCGACGTCCTTGGGGCTCTTCATCATCTCCTGGACCGCAGGCCACGCCAGCACCCCGTCCATGAGCTTCTCGATATCGGCCTTGTGAAGTCCGCCACAGCACAATCTCCTAGAACTCGAAATCGTCGGGGAGGTCCCAGAACGAGCGCAGTTCGGCTCCGTAGTCGGGGGAGAGCTCCATGGACGAACGCCACATGTCGAGGACGGCCGGATCCATGTTCTCCTTGGCGGCCACCTTCTTGCGTTCCTCGGTCCACCACTCCTTGAACGGGACGGCCCTCTTCTTGCGCTCCTCGCGGATCTCCGCGCGCCTCGCCTCGGTGGCGGTGGTGTCGACGCTGTAGGTGCCGTTGTGCGACACCACGACCCCGTGGATGTCGGAGGCGACCCGCGGGCTCGTCCACCCCTTGTTGAGGTCGACCTCGACCGCGGCCGGATCGCGCTCGATGGGATCGCCCATCGCCTGGGCGCCCGAGATCGGGTGGATGATGACGTCGTAGTTCTGGAGCGGCTCGGGCGTGAGGAACGGTGCGGCCGCGGGGCTCTGGAGCTCACGCGCCTCGATCGCCGTCTCGATCGTGGGCGTCTCGGCCGGCCCGCGCTCGTGCACGAGGGGCTTTCGCGCCTCGATCAGCTCTTCGACGTTGGTGTCGTGGGCGTAGCTCGGCGAGTCGGGATATGTGGGGTACGCGCCGTACATGCCGTGGTTGGACACCACCTTGCTGCGCATCCCGGCGTCGCCGCACTGGTAGTCCAGCCCGGGCGTGTTGTGCACCATCCACACTGCCGTGTGGCCGAGACCGCCGCGGAAGCGACCGTAGCCACCCGAGTCGGGCTCGATGTTCCGTCCGAGGTACAGGATCGGGTAGTAGAGCTCGGTGACTTCGGCGTTGCCGAAATCGGCATTCGGTGTGTAGATGCACCATGCACTGTTCTCGCCGTCGGCGAATCCACGTGCGGGGGAGCCGTTGCTCGCCTGCTCGAGGGTCAGGCCCGCGAGGTAGTAGCCGAGCTGGGTGATGCCGGCGAACTCGGCCGTCATCGTCGTGGCCGCACCGGCCGCCATCTCCTCGACGAAGCCGCGCATCTGGAAGAGACGTCCGAAGGCCTCGTAGAGGTTGCTCATCCACATCACGGCCGGTGCCCACGCCACACCGGACGAGGCCGAGTAGTCGACCTCGAACGGGTTGGCCCACGAACCAGAGGGCGGGGTGTCGACGTCCCAGGCCGCGGTCGGACCCGAGTTGAACATGTCGAAGCCGACGATGTGGGAGTAGCCGTTGAGCAACCCCGACTTGAGTGCCGTCGGGCTGATGTTCTCGCCGAAGGGCACGGTGCCGCTGGCGCCGCGCAACGAGAGCCGCACGCCCGCGTCGGCTCCGACCTCGAGCTCCATGGGGAGGCTCATCAGGCAGTCGACGTCCTGTTTGCCCAGGACGATGTTCTTGTCCTTCATCGCCAGGTCCTTGAACTGCGACTTGCGGATGCGACCGGGCACGGCCTGCGTCTTGACCCGGCCCACCGCGTAGCGGCGGCTGTCCTCGACGAACTCCTGGGTGGCGTCGAGGAAGAAGTCGAGGCCGTACTTGTCGATCACCTCGATCAGTCGTTCGCGAATCGTGACGCAGCCGGCCAGGCGTCCCCGGGCGTCTCCCATCACGAAGTCGGGCGTGCGCGTGCGGGAACGGACACGTCGCTCGTACCAGGGGTAGAACGCGTCGTTCTCGCCGACCTTCTCCATCGAGATGCAGAGGCCGTCCGAGTAGCAGTCGGGGTTGAGGAAACCCACCGAACCCGGCGTCACCGACCCGCAGTCGCTGACATGGGTCACCGAACTCGCCCACGCCACGAGCTTGCCCTCGTAGAACAACGGCATCGCCATGTCGAAGTCGGGTGCGTGGATGCCGCCGTAGTGGGGGTCGTTGTTCTCGAAGATGTCGCCCTGGTTGAAGCCCGGGTAGTCCTCGTAGCCCAACGTGATGAAGTGCCGGATCATGTCGGCCAGCAGCCCCGGGTGTGCCGTGATGCCGCGCGAGACGCAGATCGCCTCACCGGTGGGGAGATGGAGGCCCCAGAGCGCGTCACCGCCTTCGACCGCGATCGGTGACGAAGACACCTTGCAGCCGGTCTCCCAGGCGACGTTGCACAGGTTCGAGAGGATGTGCCAGAGCGCCTCGTACTCGCCGCGGTCGTTGTCCTTGCGGCTCAGGGTCTCGAGGCCGAAGAGGTGGCCCGTCTTCGTGAGAGCCTCGTCGTTGGCCTGGATCTGTTCCGCGAGACTGAGCCCCATCATCGGTCCTTTCGCTCGAGCCAGTAGATGTCGTGCTCGTCGATCCGCACGTGCCACTCCGGCGGCACGTACAGAGTCGTGTTCGACGCCTCGATCACGGCGAGACCGTCGATCTCGTTGCCCGGCACGAGCCGTTCCATCTCCCAGACGTCGGCGTCGTGCCACTCGCCACCGTTGAACACCGGCCGCTTGAACTTGAACGCCTCGCTGTCGGGTTTCTTTCCTGCAAGCTTGTGCTTGCGGAGCTTGGGCTTGACCGTCGCGACCTTGGCGACCACGCACACCTCCGTGATCTGGTAGGAGGCGACGGCCGAGTCGGTCTTGGCGACCAGCGTGAACATCTCGGTGTAGCGGTCCTCGAAGGCCTTGATCAGCCGGCCCACGTCCTCGGGAGAGTCGATGCTCTGCACCGGTGTCTCGACCTCGATGTCGTCGAGCTGGCCGAGGTACTTCATGTAGACGACGCGGGTGGTCGAGATCTGATCGGGCGTGAAGCCCTCTTCCTTGAGCTCGGCGAGGAGCTCTTCTTCGAGCGCCTCCCAGGCCATGTTGACCGGCTGGAGGTACCCGACCTTCATCGCATCGTCGAGGTCGGGTGTGATCATGGTCGCGACGCTCTTGTGGCGCCGGTACGAGTAGTCCATGCACGCGCCGCCCCAGGCCGAGAACGCACCGGCGTGGGGGACCGTGGCAACCGCCTTCCACGGGTCGTCGGCCGCGTAACCCAGCAGGTGAAGAGGACCGGCACCGCCGTAGCCCAGGAGTACGTAGTCGCGGAGGTCGTGACCCACCATGAGACTGCGCACGAGGTGCTCACGCATCATCACGTTCAGCACCTCCAGGCAGGTCTCCGCGGCCACGTAGACGTCCATGCCCAGCGGGTCGGCGATCTTCTCCTTGAACAGGTCGTAGGAGACCTGCTTGTTGACCTTCAGCTTCCCGCCCAGGTAGTTGTCCTCGTTCAAGATCCCGAGCAGCAGGTTGGCGTCGTTGATGGTGGGAGTGGTGTTGCCCGCCTCCAGGAAGGTGGGGCCGGGTACTCCGCCCGCAGAGTCGGGACCCAGCTTCAGACGACTCGTCTGTGGGTCGAGCCGGATGTAGGTGCCGGTCCCCGCACCGATGGAGGTGATCCCCAGCATCGGGACGTTCACGTACATGTCCTGGAAGCCGGGCTCCCGGTCGATCGGCAACACGCCGGCCGTGATCGCTCCGGCGTCGAACGAGGTTCCGCCCACGTCGGAACAGACGATGTTGTCCTCGCCGATGACGCTCGACAGGTACTTGGCCCCCATCAGCCCGCCGACCGGCCCCGACATGGCGGACTCGAAGAGCCGGGGATAGCGGATGTTGGTGATCCCCCCGTAGCCCAGAACCGTCTTCAGGCTGCGGGGGTAGTCGATCTTCTCGAGCTCTTCTTCGATGCGGAAGAGCTGTTCGCGAGCAGCGTGGGACGCATAGGCCTGGATCACGGTGGCGTTGGCTCGCGACACCTCGCGTGTGGTGGGCGCGACCTCGCTCGAGATCTCGAGCGGGACCTCACGGCCCACCTCCTGCATCACACGGCGCACGATCTGCGCGGCGCGCTCCTCGTGTTGAGGATTGGTGTAGGACATCAGGAACACGATGGCGAGCGCCTCGCACTCCTCGTCGACGAGCAGTTCGCGTGCACCCTGCTCGACGTCGTGCTCGTAGAGCGGGATCACCGGCTGGCCGAACATGTCGATGCGCTCGGTGACCCCACGCGCCTGCTCGCGCGGCACGAGGGGGATCCGGT carries:
- a CDS encoding hydantoinase/oxoprolinase family protein yields the protein MGRRPRKPPDRGSGMLTGKLTGMVTGPLRLFRRRLASWLHFATHWLGLPADGSIQRQDRAPGPDVGSAGEEGRPAMANYFVACDAGGTMTDVIIVDEEGQSVIGKAPTSPQDESIGYMESLEEALEYMDVDPLREGREFGKQMETAIYTGTSMLNTVINMSGYKTGLLVTKGFEDIIVQGRGSQTFIGAQWSEITHMQYRKHRIPLVPREQARGVTERIDMFGQPVIPLYEHDVEQGARELLVDEECEALAIVFLMSYTNPQHEERAAQIVRRVMQEVGREVPLEISSEVAPTTREVSRANATVIQAYASHAAREQLFRIEEELEKIDYPRSLKTVLGYGGITNIRYPRLFESAMSGPVGGLMGAKYLSSVIGEDNIVCSDVGGTSFDAGAITAGVLPIDREPGFQDMYVNVPMLGITSIGAGTGTYIRLDPQTSRLKLGPDSAGGVPGPTFLEAGNTTPTINDANLLLGILNEDNYLGGKLKVNKQVSYDLFKEKIADPLGMDVYVAAETCLEVLNVMMREHLVRSLMVGHDLRDYVLLGYGGAGPLHLLGYAADDPWKAVATVPHAGAFSAWGGACMDYSYRRHKSVATMITPDLDDAMKVGYLQPVNMAWEALEEELLAELKEEGFTPDQISTTRVVYMKYLGQLDDIEVETPVQSIDSPEDVGRLIKAFEDRYTEMFTLVAKTDSAVASYQITEVCVVAKVATVKPKLRKHKLAGKKPDSEAFKFKRPVFNGGEWHDADVWEMERLVPGNEIDGLAVIEASNTTLYVPPEWHVRIDEHDIYWLERKDR
- a CDS encoding acetone carboxylase subunit gamma encodes the protein MDGVLAWPAVQEMMKSPKDVDRFDKYVEILQERVGWDDQILLPLTPSLFIVAKDGGRVVKCRCGHEFGDYRVNWKISALISVRDTEESLAEVYKGREMPDPAWVQLREYVCPGCGAQLEVEVVPRGCPPDFDFLPDLDTFYAEWLGRPLPDAAEYKDLTPEAVGAWVG
- a CDS encoding hydantoinase B/oxoprolinase family protein yields the protein MGLSLAEQIQANDEALTKTGHLFGLETLSRKDNDRGEYEALWHILSNLCNVAWETGCKVSSSPIAVEGGDALWGLHLPTGEAICVSRGITAHPGLLADMIRHFITLGYEDYPGFNQGDIFENNDPHYGGIHAPDFDMAMPLFYEGKLVAWASSVTHVSDCGSVTPGSVGFLNPDCYSDGLCISMEKVGENDAFYPWYERRVRSRTRTPDFVMGDARGRLAGCVTIRERLIEVIDKYGLDFFLDATQEFVEDSRRYAVGRVKTQAVPGRIRKSQFKDLAMKDKNIVLGKQDVDCLMSLPMELEVGADAGVRLSLRGASGTVPFGENISPTALKSGLLNGYSHIVGFDMFNSGPTAAWDVDTPPSGSWANPFEVDYSASSGVAWAPAVMWMSNLYEAFGRLFQMRGFVEEMAAGAATTMTAEFAGITQLGYYLAGLTLEQASNGSPARGFADGENSAWCIYTPNADFGNAEVTELYYPILYLGRNIEPDSGGYGRFRGGLGHTAVWMVHNTPGLDYQCGDAGMRSKVVSNHGMYGAYPTYPDSPSYAHDTNVEELIEARKPLVHERGPAETPTIETAIEARELQSPAAAPFLTPEPLQNYDVIIHPISGAQAMGDPIERDPAAVEVDLNKGWTSPRVASDIHGVVVSHNGTYSVDTTATEARRAEIREERKKRAVPFKEWWTEERKKVAAKENMDPAVLDMWRSSMELSPDYGAELRSFWDLPDDFEF